The genomic stretch TTCACACAATGTCATGGCAAGGCAAATTTTAGAAAAATATGTTCAATGGGATAGATTTGCAGATAAAATAGGCATCATACCAGTCCCAAAAAAAATCCTAGATACGTTAGGCATAGAAATGAGTGCAGAGGAAATAAATGAAATCATCAATGTCATCAAACCAGTAATCAAAGACACTGTGCTATTTATCAAAGGAGAATATGATTTGCAAAGATGTATTGAGACATTAGAAGATTATATGCGTGCATCAGGAATGAAATCAGATCACAGAGTAGAAGGAGAATTACATCATTTTATTATACAACATGAATTAGGCAGTAATTGGTCAATATTTACAGAACAATTACTACAAGAAATTTTTAAAGAATTTTTACCAGATTCAAAAATGAAATGTCAAACAACAGAATCAACTGTCATCGCAACAATATCTTTGGGCGGAGATTTTAACGAACATAAATATTAAAAGTGAAGATTAGTTTTTGATAAAAACTACATCTACATCAATTTTGCCATCATGAAAGCTAGTATTGACTTCCTTGATCTTGCTCTTATACAAAAACAATCTTTTGCCTTCATCAGTAATCACACCAGAAGTTCTAATCATTTTTGAATCATGTAATTGTTGAATACGTCTGTAGACAGTGCTTAGTGGAATATTTTTGTCTCTAGAGATTTCAATTGCAGATTTGGGCATATCCATAATTGCTTCTAAAATTGTCCTACAATACTTATCAGAAAGAATTTCTAGAAAAGATTCTTTTCTTTCCGGTTCTTCTATTTTTAATTGATTTAAGATTTGCATACACTAACTAGGAGATTTTAAGATATAATCACTGAGCAGACACATGTGTGCAATGCAAGACAGAAATCAGGATTTTAGAGATTGTTCTGCTTTTAGTCCCTTGTAGCGATTTCGAATTGTTACTTCGGTAACTCCTGCAGCTTCTGCAAGATCTCTTTGAGTAATAGATACGCCATTCTTAACGCAAGACAAGTAAAGTGCCGTTGCTGCAAGTCCCATTGGATCTTTTCCGGCAGATTCTTTACGTTCTTGTGCTTCTTTTAACACCTTAACAGCATATCGTTTGGTTTTTTCAGAAATCTCAAGTTTGCTAGATATTCTTGCAATACACTGAATTGAATCAACTACGGGCATTTTTAATTCCAATTCATGATGAAGTAATCTATAGCATCGTGCAATGTCTTTTCTTTTAACATTTGCAGCATCTGCAACGTCTTTTAGAGTTCTAGGAGTTTCAGTATCTCTACATGCAGCATATAGCGATGCTGCAATCATTGCAGATATAGATCTACCTCTAACTAATTTTTTTTCTAATGCTTTTCTATAAATGTAAGCTGCTTTTTCTAAAACATTTGCAGGAATTGCAACTTTATCTTTTAATTTATTTAAATCGCTAAGAGCTTGTCTTAGATTTCTATCAACCGGTGCATGAACTTGACTTCTGCTATCCCAAGTTCTTAATCGTTCAATAGTGCTTTTCATAGATGTTGATAGTGGTTTTCCTGATGCATCTTTGTTTAGAGGATTAATTACAGTAGACAACCCCATATCATGAATCATCAATGATGAAGGAGCACCAGTTCTTGCAGGATCTGCACCACCATCTTTTTGAAATGATCTCCATTCAGGACCAGACTCTTGAGATTTTTCTGTTATGACATATCCACATTTTCCACAAAATTGTTCACCAGTAACTTCATCAGTAAGCAAGGAATTTTTTCCACAGCGTGCACAAGTAGCATTAACCATATTATTTTCCTGTCCTGTTAATGGAGAAATTTGTTATTGAGTCAATATTGACGATAATTTCTTTGGACATAATTTAAGAGGAAAACTCATCTATAAGAAGTGTGAGTATTTTTAGAGAAAAGTGTCGTATAACTATGCACTAACTGTGATTTCAGGTTCAGACATACCGCCATAACCAGGATCAATAGTTTGTTTGGGATTTAATGACGTATCATGATGACATGCTTTGTTGCAAACAGGACAAAATTTTCTATCTAAAACAATACACTGACAAATATGATTTTTGACATAAGCTTGTGCTGCTTGATTCCATTCTCCAGTCCCATTACAATAGACACATACATTTGTAGATGAGGACCCAACCCCTTTACAAAAATCGCAAACATCATCAGTCATATCTTACCGACACTATTGAGATGAATCAATATATTTGAAGAGGTCAAGCAGAATAAATCAAATAAACCTTTTAAAATATCCCAAAATACAACATAATTATGAAACAAAAGGCAGCATCTAAGAACATCAAAATTTTAGTTGCCAAATTAGGATTAGATGGTCACGATAGAGGAGCTCTCGTATTATGCAGAGCGTTCAGAGATGCAGGAATGGAAGTAATCTATTCAGGACTTTTTGCTACTCCAGATAGAGTTGCACAAATCGCAGAGGATGAAGATGTGGATGCAATTGCCATGAGTTTACTTAACGGAGCGCATGGAACACTTTTTCCAAGAGTAGTTAAGACATTAAAAAAGAAAGGAATCAATGATGTGTTAGTTGTAGGCGGAGGAGTGATTCCAGAAATAGATCATAAAGATCTTATAAAATCAGGAGTAGATCATGTCTTTGGTCCAGGAACACCATTACCAACAATAATTGATCACATTACAACAGGCGTTTCCAAATTAAGAAAAAAGTAACTAAAAAGAACAATTGATATTATAAGATATGTAGGATTTTATTCTATTCCTTTTTCCACTTTAATTTTTCTAATTACTTCTCTGACTAATTCTTCATCCCGGATAACTAATTGTTGTAATTTTTTCTTGTATTCTTCATCCCCCCATTTATCAAGATGAAACATTTCTTTAACCAAATTCACAATTTCAGATTTATTCTTTTGATGATCACGTTTTGCAATATCAGAATCTTCCATAAGGGACTTGCAAAAATTCTAAACTTAAGCGTATTGGAAGTGAGAATATTGTCACCTGTCAAAATGAAGAAAAATGTAAAAAACAGAAAGTTTGTTAAACTTCAAATTTTGAACTAACTCATGGGATACAAAAAAGGCATTCACAAATGTGTAGAATGTGAAAAGAAAAAGAAAGAAAATCCAGAAGATACAGGGATGTGTAGTAAGTGTGGAGCAGCAGAAACACGTCTTGAGAAAACAATATACAAAGAATTACTCGATGATGGAAGTTTTCCTTAAATTACAAAAAGATAGTTAAAACTAGAAAAATTATGTATGAGTAATCATCACAACAACAAAATTATTGTGATTAGAAATTCAAAAAAAGAAAAATTATTCTGTGGAATCAGGCCACATCATTTTACGCATTTCTTTACCAACTTTTTCAATTTGGTGTTCATCATATTCTTTCATGTATTTGTCAAATGCATCTTTACCATTCTTTTGATATTCAGAAATCCATTCGTTGTTGAATGTACCATCTTGAATCATGGTAAGGACTTTTTTCATGTTTGCTTTATTTGCAGAATCCATCACTATTGGTCCACGAGTTAATCCACCATACCTTGCGGTTTCACTGACACGTCTCCACATACCATTAATTCCATACCTTTGAATCATATCTACAATGAGTTTGAGTTCATGTAAAACTTCAAAGTATGCAATTTCTGGCTGATAACCTGCCTCAACTAGGGTTTCAAATGCATTTGTAACCATAGAAGCTGCACCACCACAAAGGTCTGCTTGCTCACCAAACCAATCAGTTTCAACTTCTTCCTTGAAAGCAGTTTTGATTAGTCCAGCTCTTGCACTTCCAATTGCTTTTGCAATACCCAAAGTTCTATCCCAAGCCTTTCCAGTAAAATCTTGTTCAACTGCAACAATTGCAGGAGTACCAAAATTATCTAGATAAGTTTCTCGAACTTTTGAACCAGGGCCCTTTGGGGCAATCATGATTAAATCCACATTGTTTGGGGCTTCAATCCATTTCCAATAAATTGCAGCCGCATGAGAAAACGACAATGCTTTTCCTTCTGAAAGATTAGGTCCGATTTCATCCTTGTAGACTTGACCTTGAATCATGTCAGGAATCAGAATATGAACAATGTCTGCTTGTTTTGTTGCATCTGCAACAGACATTACTTTGTGACCATCAGCTTCTGCCTTTTTCCAGCTATTGCCACCTTCTTTAAGACCAATTATTACATTTAGACCAGAGTCTTTCATGTTGTTTGCTTGTGCATCACCTTGGATTCCATAACCAATTACAGCGATTGTTTGATCTTTAATAGGATCAAGACTGATTTCGGCATCTTTCCATGTTTTTGCCATAATTCTGAGACAGATATTGCAAATAAAAACTATGATTTAGATTTCTATAATTTTCTCACACGAGCGACATTTTACAGTGACCTTTTCACCAGATAGTCTAATGAATCGCTTTGAGCCACATTTGGGGCAAATTGGACAAGAACGTACAGGTTCCACAAATATTCAATCAGTATCGGATTTAATTAAATTAGACTATTGTATGGTACCACTACCAAGGATTCGAATTGTTGAAGATTCAGGTTTTAGAATTACGGCTATCTGTCCTTTTTTGCATACAACAGGTTTTTCAAAAGATAATTTCAAAGGAGATATTGAAGAGAATTTTGCAGCTTTGATTTGGAGTCCAATACTAACAAGACATCCTTGATTTTCAGCAATATCATTTTTGTAAAAAGGGTTTTTTTGAAAATCTAGAACAATTTCAGTTTTTACATCTACTAGTCCTTCTTGCGATATTATATCTCCACGATTAACTTCATCAGGTTTCACACCCTTAACCGCCAGTCCAACCCTTGCAGGACAAACAGATTCAGACACAGGATCATCATGCATCTGAATGGATTTTATTAAAACATCAATTCCTGCAGGATATAGTTTCAAATTATCATATTGCTTTACAGTACCATCAGTCACTTTTCCTAAAATCACAGTTCCAACACCTTTAACATCAAAACAATGATCAATTATCATTTCTGAAGGATTATCATTTGTCAGAGGTTCTAGTTTGTCCATTTCTTCTTTGATTTTATCTTGATCAACTTTTAGATAATTTTCTACAACAGTTCCTTTAATCATCATGTTTAGTTTTGTTTCGTCTACGTCAAAAGTATGTGAAAGAATTCCCTTTTCTTTTTTCAAAGAATCCAAAGCAATTATTTGTTCACCTGTAAATTTATCCAGTTTATCAACATGTAAAATTACATACTCTGCCAAATTAATTGCTTGAAACAAAGGTTGAATCTTATCAGGGAACCCATTTGGAATTACCCATGTTTTGATGATATCAGATTCTTTTCTATCATAAAGAGTAAGATCTGTTTCAGTGCCTTTTTTTCCAAATTCTGATGCAATTTCTTGTTTACCCAAAACTACAAAATTGATAGAACGGACCATAAAATGTCATTTAAAATCAAGTTTATGAAGTTTTGATTTAGATTCTTAATGTTTATGGTGTTTAATACAACTGTCACAGAATTCAGAACCGCACTTATCACATGAGATTAGTTGTCCCGGTCTATACCCAGTAAAACAGTTGTCACAACTAGTTCCATTCATGAAAGTTATAGAATATAGGAATCTAAAAACAATTCTAACAAGGATAGTCAGAAAGATCTACATGTTCATCGTATTTTTCATCTAAAATATGCAGATGATATAAAATAGAGTTATTCGAAGAACCCGCCTGCATTTTCATAATAAGATATGAATTTCATTTTTTGTATAAAACATTAACGTACAAATGATTCTATATGTAGAACCTAAGGGAAAGAATTCAGAACTTGAGCATAACTTGCAAATCTATGATTTTTTGGCATGACTAGTTTTTGACGGTATTTTTTCACAGGCTTTCCAACAGAGCCATTTAACCCAAGAGGACCTTTAACATATTTTTCATGGTTGGCCCAACGAAGGACTTCATCAGTTGGAGCATAATGATTTACAATTTTAGAATTTACAACAGATTGGAAAATTTTTCCATATTTTTTTGATGCAGGAACATCTTCATTAATTGAGGCCCCAAAAAAATATACAGCTTCAACAATTCCATGATTTTCTTTCTTTTTTTCAAGATATTCAAGAGTGCTTAAAATGACTTGAGAACCTAAAGAATGCCCCATCAATCTAATTTTGGTTTTTGGACTAGAGAGTTTAAAGTCTTCAATAAATTTACCAAGATTACGACCATTTTTCTTTGCAATTTTTTGGCCTACTGCAAGAGCGTGTTTTGCATGTTTAATTAAATGTGCACCAGTAGTGTTTGAATCATAGCTATACCCAATTACTGGATACACATATCCTAATTTACGTAGTTGTTTTTTTGCTAAAACAACTTTTGCAACAGCTCCAGAGTTATCATTTCTTAATCCATGAATCATGATGGTGAATTCTCTAGAACCAATTAATTTTTTAAAATCTTTTTTTGGATAAGTGTAATAAGAGTTATTTTTCAGAGTAGTCCCATTAGAAAGATCATAATACCCCCTAGTAGAAATTCTCGGTACAGGTTTCATTGCTACTCAGTTGGACCTAATTGACTTTTGTGTTTCTCAACATCAGATTCTTCAACTTTTGCAAACAATGGAGATGCCTCACCCAACTCATGATTTGCTAAAATTCCCAACTCAGAAATAGCAGACCAAGAAGAATTGGCAACATCACCGTCTAATCCTAATTGATTCCAAATTTTTTGTGATGATTCAGGCATAAAAGGCAGGATTGCAATGGCTAAAGCCCTAGCAGCGTTTACGGATAGATAGACACAGTTTGCGGTACCAGGGCCTTTTTTCCATGGCTCTTTGTGTTGAAAGTATTGATTAAAAAAAGAAGAAAACTCCATAATTTTCTTTAATGCACGATCGAGATGATTTTGTTCCATCAAAGTCCCAACATCAGAAGATAGTTGTTTAATCTTTTGTTCAGATTCTAAATCTTTTTCATCAAAAGAATCAGGTTCTGGAACTGTACCTTCAAATGCTTTTTTAGTAAATCCAAGTGCTCGATTGACAAAATTTCCAAGATTTCCAATTAATTCAGAATTAATTCTTGTAGTAAAGTCATCCCAATCAAAATTCAAATCATCTTGAGAGTATGGATTAATGGACACTAAATAATATCTAAGATAATCAGCAGGATAATATTCTAAGAATTGTTTCAGGCCAATATACCAATTTCTACTTTTAGAGATTTTTTTGGATTGTAATGTAAGATGACCTCGAGTTGGAATATAATCAGGTAATTTGTATTCTGAGTCAATCCCCAATCTCATTGCAGGCAAGAAAAGATAATGATGATAAACAATATCTTTTCCAATGAAATGATAAATATCTGCAGAATTCCAAAATTCTTTTCCATCTATGCCTTTATCGTTTAAAAATTTCAAAGCAGTAGAAATGTATGCCAGATGATTGTCAAACCAACCATAGAAAACTTTACCATCTGCGCCATCAACAGGAACAGGAACTCCCCAAGGAATATCTCGGGTTATATCCCAATCAATTAATCCAGATTTTATCCAATTTTGTACATATTTTTTTACATCTTTTTGTAAATGAGAATTTTCATCTAACCACTTAGATAAAGAATCGCCAAAGTTTTTGAGTTTAAAAAAGTAATGAGTTGTTTTTTCTTTTGTAGGAGGTTGACCACACAAGGAACATTTTGGGTCAGTGATTTCTTCAGGCACACGACCACAGCTTTCACAAAGATCAGAGTATTGATCCTCAGATTTACAGTAAGGGCAAATTCCTTTAACGTACCTGTCAGGGAGAAATTTTTTGTCATGGTTACAATAGAATTGAATTATTTCTTTTTCATAGATATACCCTGAAGCATTTAGTTTTTTGAAAACATCTTGAACAAATGCAATATTTTCAGGAGAACTAGTTTTGTAAAAATAATCAAATGCAATATTAAATGCGGAAAAATCATCATAATCTCTTTTGTTCCAATATGCAACATATTCTGAAGGGGTTTTGCCTTCTTTTTCAGATTGAATAAGAATAGGAGTTCCAAAATCATCAGATGCACATACATAATATGCCTCTACTCCATTTAGTTTCAAAAATCTAGTAGTTACATCAGCAGGAAGGTATGTAGATGCAACATGACCCAAATGAATTTCACCGTTGGCGTAAGGTAATGCGCTTGTAATGATAGCTCTTTTGTTCATTAGATAATAGAGGGAACGAGAATGATCTTAAGAAGTTTACCAGTTATTTGCGTATTTTACTTGCTCAGGAGTCAATTTATCAATTTTAACATCCATAGCTTTGAGAGCATCAACAGCAATTTGTTGATCAATTTCTTCAGGTACGTTGATAATTTTATTTTCCATTTTTTTGTGGTTTTTGAGAATATACAAAACAGATAAGATTTGGTTTGAGAAGGATTGTGCCATTACTTCTGGAGGATGTCCTTCGGCAGCAACTAAATTTGCAAGGCGTCCTTGGCCAATTAGATAAACTCTTTTTCCATTCTTCAAAGTGCATTCATCTAGACTTGGTCTAACTTCTTTTACAGATTTTGAGGATTTTAGTAAAAATTTACTATCAATTTCAACATCAAAGTGACCTACATTACCCATAATTGCACCATCTTTCATTTTCAAAATGTGTTCCTTGCGAATCACACTAGTCATTCCGGTACAAGTAATGAACATGTCACCAATCTTTGCAGCTTGTGACATAGGCATTACTTCAAAACCATCCATGTGAGCTTCAAGAGCTTTTACAGGATCTACTTCAGTGACAATTACTTTAGAACCCATTCCCTGGCATCTAGATGCAACACCACGACCTACCCAACCATAGCCAACAACTACAATACGTTTTGATGCCATGAGTAAATTCATTGCACGTAGATAACCGTCAATAGTACTTTGACCAGTGCCATATCGATTATCAAACATATGTTTTGTATATGCCTCATTAACCAAAATTACAGGATAGCGAAGCTTGCCCTGATTTTCTACAGCTCTAATTCTGGTAACACCAGCTGTTGTTTCTTCTGTAGCCCCAAGGATTTTCATATTTTTGAATCGTTTATCAAAATGAGCTTTAATGTTCATATCAGCACCATCATCTGTCAGAATGGTAGGTTTGTGTTTTAGAACTTGATCAATACACCAATCATATTCTTTGACAGATTGACCATGCCAAGAATAAACATGAATTCCTTGAGATGCAAGAAATGCTGCAATATCATCTTGTGTGGTAAGAGGATTTCCGCCACAGCATGCAACTGTTGCTCCTAATTCTTTAGCACCCATAAGCAAAACAGATGTTTCCTTCGTAATATGAAGACAGAAACCCAAAGTAATTCCTTTAAGAGGTTTTGATTTTTTGTATCGATTAATAGTATTATCTAAAATTTGCATATGTGATCTTGCCCATTCATAAGACAGTTTTCCATCTTTGATCAATTTTGGGCTAGACTTTACTTTACTCAATAGTTTGAGGAGTAAAAGTCGATATAAAATCCTATCATGCGAATGTAAATAAATGACAAGAATCTCAAAAACATATTGACTTGGAAGAAAGTTGCAGACAAAGGTGCAGTAGAAGCAGGAAAAGGAAAAGCTTTCAAAGTAGATGGAAAACAAATCGCAATTTTCAATCAGGACGGATACCATGCAATGGATGATCTGTGTGTACATCAAGACGGATCAATTGCACCAGGCAAACTAGATGGAGATATTGTGGAATGTCCACTTCATTTTTGGCATTATAATATCAAAACAGGAGAATTGACAGATTATCTAAAAGATGTTAAACTTGAAACATATCCAGTAGAAGTCAGAGATGATGGCATCTATATTGACATTTAAAAAATTCATGTAAATTTAAAAAATTACCTAATCATTTTAGCCGTTAATTATGTAATATTACAGATAGACAAAAAAGAACATTTTCCAAAAACGGAATATTCGCAGTCATCTTTTATTTGAAAAAAACAATCTAAAGTGTTGAAAAAACAGATAATATTTTCGATTCTAGTTGGAATTTTGGTAATAGGACTAACACAACATTCACTCTCAGAAGAATCTAAGGACATATCTCGTATCAATGTAATTGGTGAAGAGTTTCAGCAACCGACAAAATATGAACCACAACAAATCAAAATTGTAGGTCATGTTGCAGATTATTCTAGAGGAGAAAAAGTCAACATAGTTATGATTAAACCAAACGGAATGGAAGAAGAAATCAACACCTTTGCTTCAAAGAGGGGAAATTTTCAAACATTAATCCAGATCACAGAGGATTCGCAGATAGGCATTCATGAATTAATTTTAAAATACCAAAATGAAGAAAAGGCATTTACATTATTCGAAATATTAGAAAATTAAATGCAAAGAGAAGGGACAAAACTCCCCTCCCTTGTGCTAGGTATGGGTTATGTTGGGCACAGATTATTCTGTAATATTACTAAACAAAATTAGTATTTGGAATAATGTGTGTTCAAAATGAACTTTTTTCTTTCAATTTGAAGAAGGAATTTTATTCTCACAAATTACTAAAACCAATTGTTGAATCAAAATATTGTAGATGAAATTAAAAACCAAGATTATGCAAAAATTACTGAAAAAATAGAATCTTTTCTAAATGAAGAAATTGAAAAAAATAAGGCCAAAGGAGTAATTTTAGGATTAAGTGGAGGCATAGATTCTGCAGTACTTGCCTATATTTGCAAGAGAAAATTGCAAGAAAAAACACTTGCATTAATCATGCCAGATACATCTGTTACACCAAAATCAGAAACTGAAGATGCACTCAAGATGATTTCACTGACAGGGATAGAATACAAACTAATCGACATCAAGCCCATTGTAAATGAATACTCAATGTATATTGAACCAAACGAAAAAGCAAAGGGGAATTTAAGAGCAAGGGTCAGAACAAATATTTTGTACTATTATGCAAATGCTAAAAATTATCTTGTCTTAGGCTCAAGTGATAAAAGTGAATATATGATTGGATATTTCACAAAATTTGGTGATGGAGCATCAGATATCACACCAATAATTTCATTATACAAATTACAAGTTAGAGAAATTGCAAAATATCTTGGAGTTTCTGAAACCATCATAAACAAAAAAAGTAGTCCTCATCTATGGAAAGATCATGAGGCAGAAGAAGAATTAGGAATCCAATATGAAGAAATTGATTCAATTCTGTTTTGTTTATTTGAAAAAAAACTATCAATTGATGAAACTGAAAAAATTACAGAAATAGACAGAAATACCATAGAAAAAATTCATCAATTGCATAAAAACAGTGAACATAAAAGATTGCCACCACAAAAACCAAGTAGAGAATAAAATGAAACTTCAAGACACATTATCAAAATCAGAACAAGAAGTAGACATTTCAAAAAACATCAAAATCTATCTTTGTGGGGTTACAGTATATGATGAATCGCATATAGGACATGCAAGAACAATCATAATTTTTGATGTTCTAAGAAAATACCTGGAAAGTAAAGGAATAGACATCGAATTCATTCAAAATTTTACTGATGTAGATGATAAAATAATCAAGAGAGCAAATGCCGAAAATAAAACAGCAGAAGAAATTAGTAAAAAATACATTGAAAATTATTTTCTTGACTTTGACGGCCTAAATGTAAAACGCGCAACAAGATATCCAAAAGCAACAGAACACATTAAAGAGATCATACAATTTATTGAAAAATTAATTCAAAAAGAAGTTGCATATGTGACAAAAAACGGTGTTTATTTTTCAGTATCCAAATTTCCAGAATATGGAAAACTATCCAAAAAGAAAATAGACGAGCTTCAGTCAGGGGCAAGAATTGAAGTGGATGAAGAAAAAAAAGACCCTCTAGATTTTGCAGTATGGAAATTATCAGATAAAGAACCCACATGGAATAGCCCATGGGGAGAAGGAAGACCAGGATGGCACATAGAATGTTCAGCCATGAGTATAAAGTATCTTGGAGAAAATTTTGACATTCATGGAGGTGGACGGGATCTTATTTTTCCACATCATGAAAATGAAATAGCACAATCAGAATCATGTACAGGAAATCAATTTGCAAAAATTTGGATGCATGTAGGAATGGTAACCATTGAAGGAGAAAAAATGTCAAAATCGATTGGCAATGTAAAATCAATAAAACATGTGTTAGAAAATTGGGGTCCCAACATAATCAGATTATTCTGCTTATCAGGTCATTATTCCAAACCAATAGATTATTCTGAAGAATTACTAAAAGAGAATTTAATTAAATGGAGACAAGTTGAGACCAGTCATTATGAGTTAATACATGCAGACAACAAAAATAGTGAAAAAAGTGACGAATTAATTCAAAAATTGAGTACAGATTTTGATAATGCATTAGAAAATGATTTGAACACTCATCTAGCATTATCAGCATTTTTTCAACTAGTGAAAGAACCTAACAGATTGGCAGCTGAAGAAAAACTAGGAAAAGAAAATGCACTTAAAATCAAAGCAGAACTGAAAAGAATGTCAGATATTTTAGGATTGGAAATACCAGAAATAACTAAAGAAGAAAAACAAGAAATTGATGAACTAATTCAAAACAGAGAGATAGCAAGAGAAGAGAAAAACTATCAAAAAGCAGATGAAATAAGAGACAAATTAAATGAAATGAACATAGAATTAATTGATCACAAAGGAAAAACAGTATGGATGCGTAAAGAAAAGATACAAGCTGAAAAATAAAAAAATTAAGGATTAATCATTTCTAATTTATCCCCAATTCGGTCATAGTAGCCATTGATTTCCATTGCAGAAATGTTAAATGTTGCAGAAACTAAATCTCCAACTTTAGCAT from Nitrosopumilus sp. encodes the following:
- the cysS gene encoding cysteine--tRNA ligase codes for the protein MKLQDTLSKSEQEVDISKNIKIYLCGVTVYDESHIGHARTIIIFDVLRKYLESKGIDIEFIQNFTDVDDKIIKRANAENKTAEEISKKYIENYFLDFDGLNVKRATRYPKATEHIKEIIQFIEKLIQKEVAYVTKNGVYFSVSKFPEYGKLSKKKIDELQSGARIEVDEEKKDPLDFAVWKLSDKEPTWNSPWGEGRPGWHIECSAMSIKYLGENFDIHGGGRDLIFPHHENEIAQSESCTGNQFAKIWMHVGMVTIEGEKMSKSIGNVKSIKHVLENWGPNIIRLFCLSGHYSKPIDYSEELLKENLIKWRQVETSHYELIHADNKNSEKSDELIQKLSTDFDNALENDLNTHLALSAFFQLVKEPNRLAAEEKLGKENALKIKAELKRMSDILGLEIPEITKEEKQEIDELIQNREIAREEKNYQKADEIRDKLNEMNIELIDHKGKTVWMRKEKIQAEK
- a CDS encoding NAD+ synthase codes for the protein MNQNIVDEIKNQDYAKITEKIESFLNEEIEKNKAKGVILGLSGGIDSAVLAYICKRKLQEKTLALIMPDTSVTPKSETEDALKMISLTGIEYKLIDIKPIVNEYSMYIEPNEKAKGNLRARVRTNILYYYANAKNYLVLGSSDKSEYMIGYFTKFGDGASDITPIISLYKLQVREIAKYLGVSETIINKKSSPHLWKDHEAEEELGIQYEEIDSILFCLFEKKLSIDETEKITEIDRNTIEKIHQLHKNSEHKRLPPQKPSRE